CGCAACCGATGCCATTGACAAGTTGCATTCGACGGCCAAGTCCCATGATCGGGTTATGGTGGTCGAGGTGATGGGGCGTGAGTCTGGCTGGATTGCTTTGAATTCCGGCCTGTCTGGAGGTGCGGATGTCATCCTTATTCCCGAAATTCCTTTTGACATGGATTCAGTTAGGCAAAAAATTGAAGATAATGAACTGCATGGGAAGCACTATGCTATTGTGGTGGTGGCGGAAGGAGCCACTGCCAAGAATTCCCAGGTGATCTGCAAGGATAACCAATGTGAGATCGGGCGCCAGGAAGTCTTGCTCGGCGGGATTGGCGACTGGGTCGCCAAGGAGATCCGCCAGCTGACAGAAAAGGATACCCGTTCACTGGTCCTTGGCCACATCCAGCGCGGGGGGTCGCCGACTACTTTTGATCGATTGCTGGCCTTGCGTTTTGGCGCTGCCGCTGTTCGGATGGTTGAAGAGAACCTTTTTGGTCACATGGTCGCTCTGGTCAATGGCGATATGCAGCGGGTCACTCTTGAGGAGGCGACCAGAAAGAGAAAGATGGTCGACATCAACGATGACAAGGTGTTGACCGCTCGGGAAATAGGGATCTGTTTGGGGGATTGATTGTTAGGGACGCGGAAATTACCAATTTACCATAACGCATCCCGGCTTTGGGCCATCTTTGGTCCACCTCAATCTCAAAATCCTCGACGTAGCGCTGCTACGCCTGCGGTTTTGTTCAATCGGTGCGACCAAATCTGACCCAGATCCGGGCGCGATCCAGGTAAATTGGTAATTTCCGAGTCCCTTAGTCGTCTGCGTCGATCGGTGAGATGGGTTGCCGGTTGAAGGCCTTAGCTCTTCTTGTTGTGAGTTATTTTATGTTGGCAACACTCTTCATTGGTATTTAATCATCTTTTTATGCTGCTGTAAGCAATTTTGAGAATCATCGCCTATGTCAATGACCGCACAAAAGCTGCCAGATCAGTCTAGTCTCCGGGCCTCGGTCAAGGATCAGTCTGGAGCTGGCAAGTTGAAGATTGGTGAAATCCTTCGGAAGGAAGGACTTATCACCAAAAATCAGCTGGATGAGGCCTTGGCCTTCCAGAAAAAAAACGGCGGTCGTCTGGGTAATGTTCTTAATCGTCTTGGCTATATTGAAGAAGACACCATTCTT
This genomic window from Desulfobulbaceae bacterium contains:
- a CDS encoding ATP-dependent 6-phosphofructokinase encodes the protein MKKIVISTGGGDAPGLNAVIYAVVMAAHYRGWEVYGSRGGYKGLIDLDELVPLTPKTVADITALGGTILGSTNKGNPFSMPIKNLAGEIQVHDISDRIMKNFTRMGFACHIAVGGDGSLDIARRFFEEKGMPVIGVPKTIDNDLYATQLTFGFDTAVSTATDAIDKLHSTAKSHDRVMVVEVMGRESGWIALNSGLSGGADVILIPEIPFDMDSVRQKIEDNELHGKHYAIVVVAEGATAKNSQVICKDNQCEIGRQEVLLGGIGDWVAKEIRQLTEKDTRSLVLGHIQRGGSPTTFDRLLALRFGAAAVRMVEENLFGHMVALVNGDMQRVTLEEATRKRKMVDINDDKVLTAREIGICLGD